The genomic DNA CAAAATAATATAAACAGCTACACAcaatattataattttgttatattatgttattaattatataataaaaaattaaaaatcaatttaaaatctcataaactACAAATAACAAAACCATTATTTTATGCAATGTACTTCTATTTaaattttgttattaattatataattaaaaaattaaaaataaatttaaaatctcataaattacaaataacaaaattattattttatattaaacaAAATGATCCAAATTTGGATTAGTTAATGATCCAATCCTAATTTAGACCACTACTATTCACTGACTGTTGGAATGAAATTTGAGATAATCTATCtcaaatttggatttttgaaTTAGTGTTAAATTTGCTCTTATATATTTGGTGAATGATCTGCAAATGATATTAACAAGTCACCGCAGAAAAGCTAAAATATTTTAGAATGTAAATTATGTTGTTACCCTGCTCTATACACTAAATAATCCGTAAACATGTAACATCAAATAGTTTGAGTTTAATAGATTTTTTTTACAGAATCTTTTTTATACGTTTTTTATTTTGAGTTCTGAcattattcataataaataattaattattaatttacaTTTAATTTATAAGATTAAATATAGTTATGAATGATTTTATTGAATTTGTATTTATGagtaatttaatataataaaatttatttttttatttaatattaatataaaattaaaaatattaataattaaaaatatttattatttaacaCAAATATAAGAAAGGTTTTTAAAGAGGGACCGAGAGAATACTACAGTTTTACGTTTTACTCCGAAAGAGAAGTGATTTCACTGCACAACAGTGTGAAAAAAGGAAAAGGCAAGGCGGTTGGTTGCACATTCTCCACTCCCTATATGTAAAATTATTCATCTACCCCTAGTAGGGGACCCACATGACCCCAGGAAGAGGGGTCTTTATTAAATCTTCATCCAGCAGCAACAGACAGTCACAACctccttttcttcttcttcttcttccatcactctctctctctccctcgcCCCAATTTTCAAATCTCTCTCCCTCCTCTTTCCCCTCcctcttcttttttttttttcaaatacaACCTGGAAAATGGTGGAAAATAGTCATAACGAGCCTAATTATTCACTTCCCTCGGAGCTGCTCACTGACCAGCTCAACAGTCTAGCCTCAGACAACCACCAGCTCCCAACTGAGTTCCCTTACGATTCTGTCTCCTTTACTTTCCCCACTGAGGATGACGAGGATGATTTCTTTACTGGGTTAACTCGCCAGTTCGCTCTCTCCACTTTACTTGACTCTAACAAACTCCAATTTGCTGCTTCTCAGGTAcaccccctctctctctctctgtctccaTTCTGTCTCTCTGtcctctctttctctctctccaTTCTGTCAATCCCCCCACTCTCTTCCTCCCTCCTtttgctctctctctctctcacatgTGCTAATTAGATATACATTGATTTGTTTCAGACACAGAAACAGTGGAGTATGTCCAGCTCTCCGCAGTCAATCCCAAGCCCGGTGTTTAGCAATGGAAGCCCTACTGGGCCATTTCAGGGACCTTCTTCTCCAACAGGCCCCTTTGCTCCAACTGACTATTCCTGGGATCTCATTCGTGAAGCTGCAGGCCAAGTCAACATGCTCAACAAATTAAAAACCCAACAAGCCCTTAAAATCAACAGAGATTTGCTCATGGCAGCTAGTAACTTCACCCAAACTCACTCTTCAAAGCCTCTCCCATGTGTCTTCAATGAAAACTATGTATGTCTATTTTAACTTGTGTATATCATTGACATATTAAGGTTAAAACCGAAACGTCAACTAATATATTTTTGTTATTCTTGCAGGTGAAGACAAGTTGCGGATCTATTTGGGCTGGGCCACAAGCTTGTCAAAAGAGGCCTCCATTTGGCCTTCAAAATAGTTGTGGTTTTGGTGGAAACCCCCATGTTCTGCCAAATGTGAATGGTTTTGTGGGTGACAACAGTCCATTGTTTTCCGGTGGCCGGAAAAATGTTTCCGGTAGTAGTTGCGGTGCTGCTAAGAGGAAATGTGCCGGGACTGGTGTGTTTTTGCCTCGTAGATGTCCTGACCCTGCTGAATCTCGAAATAAACCTGGTAACTGTTGTTATATTTTTACTGCTGTAAATATTTTTGAAAAGGAGTGTTATATAGTGAGGTGGGGTCAGAGTAATCTCTGTTTCTGGGGAGATGTTTGGAGTTTACAGTTGTTATCCATTTTCTTGGTTACCCAAACAGGGTTATGATATGCTTTATTGCCTGTCGTGCCTCCTAGATACCTTGTCTCTCCTCTCCTTTTTCTTTCTCGCCTCTGTTTTCTAAACCTGCATAGCATTTTCTAGATTTTGACTATTGGGAACTGTGTCCCCATGTATATCCAGCTGTTTTTTTATATTCTTCAACAACTTTTctgtttatttttttaatttgttggGTCTATAACGTAATTTACAGTGCGAATACTTAATTGAAATAGAATTATTAGGTAATCTGTTGGTGTTATATGTTTAGGTAGTTCAGCAGGCTTTACTCAGCAAAGGGCAGGTGAAGCTCTGATTAATATGAACCATGATAATCCGATGAATCTTGCTGAAGCTCAGCCACGCTTCTCGAGTGCTGCAACTCCAAACTATGGTATATATTTAGGAACACCATTTTGGCCACAATTTATATTGTACTAGTACATGTACATGTTAAAAAGTAGGTGTGTTCTAAAAATAGGTCGAGTTCTTGATCCATTACTTATACATGTGTGTTGGGTGTGCAGATGTGATGGTTATGCGTAGAAATGCAGTATTGGCACAGCAGTGGCGCAATGGGGTAAAAATGATGGCAGCAGCAAATAAGGCAATGAATTATGACATGCATCTCCCACAAGAGTGGTCTTACTGATgaaagcagcagcagcaacatcAGGCAGTTTGTCATGAATGTAGGGGGTGTAGCTGAACAAGGTagatatatataattaataagtAGTAGTAATAATATTCTAGTCTAGCAGTATGTATGGGGATGTACAACAAGTATAATGTGGAGAGGGGGGTATAAATTACATTCTCTTCACAGAAAGTAAATGAAGAGAAGTGAATGAAGTGTAATAAGGAGGTTGGGGGTACTAGTGTGTTTTTGTGGGCATAAAGTTTTGTGTGGTTTTTGACTAGTGGATCAAGAAATGAGGGTGTAGAGTAAAGCAAAAGATATGATGATGATGGAGGTTGAGGTTGCTTTAGATGGCGGAATAGTAAAAACAGGGGGATGATGGATATGAAAGCAAATCAGTTCTAGTATCCTAATCAGGGGGTCTAGTGATGTAGGGTTTGAAGGTGGAGGGTTTTTTAGGCGGTTGCAAAGATGTCAGCTAAATTGCCCTTTAATGTAATCTTTAATCTTTTTATGTTTAATGTAATGTACCCCCTTTGCCTCCTCTGCTCTGCTCTGCTCTTTAATTATTATAAGAATTTTGGATGTATCTGATTGTATTTCACAGTTAAAtctatttaaaataataattttgggATCAATTAGCAAACaaattatttttgatatattttaCCAAATTTATTGCTTTATTAATTTATTGCTTTATtgatataaaaatattatattattttattgatAAAGTAATAGTTATTACCCTACCGAATAATTATGTGAAAACAAAAACAATTACAAATTATTTTTGTTCTTAAGAAAATGATGAATAAGAATTGGTGAAATAAATAAAAGTATTGaagaattaaattaaattatctctaATTCACGATATATAAATGTGATGCAACGCTAAAATTATTCAAGTTGATGCGATATATAAATGTGATGAATAAGAATTGGTGAAATAAATAAAAGTATTGaagaattaaattaaattatctctaATTCACGATATATAAATGTGATGCATCGCTAAAATTATTCAAGTTGATGCGATTATGGAATCACTTACGGATGAAGAAATTATTTAGTTGATAATGAAAAATAGTGTGATCCAGAAACGTACGTTAATAATGTTATCCCAAATGTGCCACTAAAAGAAGTATTCCAAGCAAtcaatatttaaaaaaattactcCCTCCATTTCTAATACATTTTCTATTTTCCTTTTTGGGCCCATTTTAAGTCATATAATTATCTTAAAAATTGTGCCAAAATATCCCTATCTCAAACAAATATTTCAAACCAAAATATCATCATAATTATCCTAATAtcaacaaaacaaaaacaaaaagcAGTCCTCTTTTTACCCATACCCCACTCCCTCTTCATCCATGAACACTAATTTCCCAACCTCTCCCTATTCGTTCTTGGATTAAACACACAACCTTCAATTCTCTTTTCACCCACAAACCCTAACTCCTCCATTTTAATTCTTTCTTTGATTAAACACTTGATTAAATTGAGCAATATGAATATGCACTATGGATTTTCGGATTCCAACGATGAGGCTATAGGTTCCTATCGATGTTCCGATCCTGACCACTGCGAGACGACGAACATGGCTACAACTTTCAGTACAATCGATTGAGAGGGGTACGTTCAAAGCAATCTGAAGACAAATCGGAGAGTACGATGAACGTGAAACCTCAATCGCCTTCGCATGTAGTTATAATTAATGATTATGAGGGTGATGATAATTCCGGTGACACCGATCTGGTAGAGCTGCTCTTGGATTCCGGTGACGACGATCCTAAATCTGATTCTGTTGATGGCAATCCTAACTCCGATTCTGAAGATGCATGTTTGCGATCATAATTTTGTATGTATCCAGCGATTTTATGTTTCCATATAAGTTTCAAATTGGGTATTTATTCGACGATTTGGGGTTTTTAGAAGTATCAGTGAGCATGAATGTTTATGGAAAACAAGATTGTAGAATATAGTAAAATTAGATGCAGAATGATGTGCAATATGTAGATATTTGCATTGTTTGCACAAAAGTTACTTCATATTTTACACAAAAGTTAATACGCCTGCATCGTTTTGATTACATGTTTTGCATACATACAAACATGTCCTCAAAACACAAAAATTGGTATTATTAGCCGATATGCATTACATACTAAAAGCCAGACCCCTTGACCTGGTCCATATACCAATTGTCATGCTTCAAACACAACCCACAATGGTGCTGTGACTTGAAGTGGGAGTTGGCCTGCaacctttttttttttttgttgaCATGGGGTACAAGATAATCATTTGACCCCTGCACCTTTAGAACTTCATTCATTACATACTGATATGATAGCCATACATCTGCAAGTGTACTTGCCTCTAATTGATAGAATGCTTCGTGCACTGCATCCATCATACCATCAATGTCTTTTGGCATTTTCTTGTGTATTAAGGACTAAATACTTCTAAAATATTCAAGTCAGGACTCTTTGGTGGCTGTTGAACAAGAATAAATGTGAAATCACCTTATTGGTGCACTTGTTGCCATTCTTCATCAGTTTGAGAAATGTGAGACCCGACATTATCCTGTTGTATGAATATCACTTTAGGACCTTCACTAGGTGGCCATTTCTGAATTATTGCTGGTACTATTTGGTTAATAAGCATGTTTCTTGTCTCTTTTCTACCAACTGACTTAACCACCTTAGTGATAATAGTGCCCTTACCTCTGTATTTATAAGACCTTTTTGCTGGTTCTTGATATGTGAATGATAATATGCCCAACGTCCCATCAAATATCCATTCACCTTGTGCATTAAATCTGGGCCTTACAACAACAACTGTAAACATGACCTTAGGTATGAACTTACTAGAATTGGCAGTCCTGTATTTGCCCTGCTCATTTtttttccaagtagactctttgTGATTTCTTACTCAGGTAAAACCATTTCTCATCTATATGCACAAAATCAAACATAGTCTTATATTACCTTTTTGTTTGTGCTGTATCTCCCATGAGGAGATCCAGAACCCATTCCATCATTTGCAACATGTTCGGCTCTTTGCATCTAGGATGCAAAGGATTGGTGTGGGGTTTAATATCATCCCTCTTTATCATTCTGCCAGATGTACTTGATGATACATTCAACTTAGCAGCCAAGTCCCTTATGCATGATCTATCACCCATATTAATATTTGTAATTGCATTAGGTGCGACCTGAATTTTTTTCCTTCCTGAATTATGCACCTTTGTTGCCatgtgtaatatataatagatgatgtcaaagaattatgcctcagaagaatgtcaaagattactagaggtaataatatcatcaacagcaggcaagagcagaatatcaaaggatggaagatttctgaatataaaagctggctctttgtcaagttacaggatagggatgttagctagatatcctaagccagatttgctgaaactaatagaggctcaagctgacacccccatcctagaagaattagaaatacttgtacaaattaagaacataattgagaaagaatcagacagctcagtctttacttaattattgtaaactgtccaATGTACAAGTATTGTATCAacttttgtatcattttattttcattctttaacttggggttagtcttgttaacaggcatgaatttgtgataagcaatcttctcacaaattgggggagattgttgtgcaagacatgcctgtatcataacaagactaagtcatactgacaaccctaagattagttgtattgtaaccttaatctgtaattcatacttgtaacacttaatgtctgtaaaatataaatggagcagactggagcatttttctctgaacagtgtcaagcctaagaattctatctggaagaagatcaagaagatcatgcctcagaagaattatggagaagcttggagttgaataaatctgtttggtgtaaaacattctaagtcaagatctctacaagtcacataattagtgttatagagaaatcattcgagaactccagaatgacttatcgagaaatcatttaaactccagagagtaccgacggatgagtaacatctacccgacggatgagcaatctctactcgacggatgaggaatgtctactcgacggataaaccatcactactcgacggataagcaacatccaccgggtgtagagaactcaggaattttctgtcgagaactcagagatatcgacaagtatacattcattagagaactctgagttatcgataagccaaagtccattagagaactctgagttatcgataaaacaaaattcactagagaactcagagttat from Apium graveolens cultivar Ventura chromosome 5, ASM990537v1, whole genome shotgun sequence includes the following:
- the LOC141724414 gene encoding uncharacterized protein LOC141724414; the protein is MVENSHNEPNYSLPSELLTDQLNSLASDNHQLPTEFPYDSVSFTFPTEDDEDDFFTGLTRQFALSTLLDSNKLQFAASQTQKQWSMSSSPQSIPSPVFSNGSPTGPFQGPSSPTGPFAPTDYSWDLIREAAGQVNMLNKLKTQQALKINRDLLMAASNFTQTHSSKPLPCVFNENYVKTSCGSIWAGPQACQKRPPFGLQNSCGFGGNPHVLPNVNGFVGDNSPLFSGGRKNVSGSSCGAAKRKCAGTGVFLPRRCPDPAESRNKPGSSAGFTQQRAGEALINMNHDNPMNLAEAQPRFSSAATPNYDVMVMRRNAVLAQQWRNGVKMMAAANKAMNYDMHLPQEWSY
- the LOC141660336 gene encoding uncharacterized protein LOC141660336; amino-acid sequence: MATKVHNSGRKKIQVAPNAITNINMGDRSCIRDLAAKLNVSSSTSGRMIKRDDIKPHTNPLHPRCKEPNMLQMMEWVLDLLMGDTAQTKRFNAQGEWIFDGTLGILSFTYQEPAKRSYKYRGKGTIITKVVKSVGRKETRNMLINQIVPAIIQKWPPSEGPKVIFIQQDNVGSHISQTDEEWQQVHQ